From Actinomyces sp. oral taxon 171 str. F0337, one genomic window encodes:
- a CDS encoding conserved domain protein, with amino-acid sequence MSTAHVPPNAGGTGGNESTEDEITIRTRLFYPLFGIAVIVGVILDVFILILLNTYVPGRARTPFWIFIIPIAVLVFLVSFVDDVLAKHFPNLVPEELRRQLAAAEAAKAAGATQQQGYLQAPGNPMQAQAAPQYRPHPGTAPAQQSGGQPQYGQPAAQPMAPQSTGYDHTPSQQVAPGAPQQAPYGQPQQPAQVPPSGQDGRSQQPQYGQAPTGQDPRNQQSSGRSGQPWQTGSVGY; translated from the coding sequence ATGAGCACAGCTCACGTCCCCCCGAACGCCGGAGGCACCGGTGGCAACGAGTCCACCGAGGATGAGATCACAATCCGTACCCGTCTGTTCTACCCGCTGTTCGGGATCGCCGTGATCGTCGGCGTCATTCTGGACGTTTTCATCCTCATCCTCCTCAACACCTATGTGCCGGGTAGAGCGAGGACTCCGTTCTGGATCTTCATCATCCCCATCGCAGTCCTCGTATTCCTCGTCTCCTTCGTCGATGATGTCCTGGCCAAGCACTTCCCGAATCTGGTTCCCGAGGAACTGCGCCGACAGCTGGCGGCCGCCGAGGCGGCGAAGGCCGCTGGGGCAACCCAGCAGCAGGGATACCTCCAGGCGCCTGGGAACCCGATGCAGGCACAGGCGGCCCCGCAGTACCGGCCCCACCCGGGTACGGCCCCTGCGCAGCAGAGCGGCGGTCAGCCCCAGTACGGGCAACCGGCTGCCCAGCCGATGGCACCGCAGAGCACCGGCTACGACCACACGCCCAGTCAGCAGGTGGCTCCCGGCGCTCCGCAGCAGGCCCCGTACGGTCAGCCTCAGCAGCCGGCCCAGGTGCCGCCATCGGGCCAGGACGGCCGATCCCAGCAGCCGCAGTACGGGCAGGCCCCTACCGGCCAGGATCCTCGGAATCAGCAGTCCTCCGGTCGCAGCGGGCAGCCGTGGCAGACCGGTTCGGTCGGCTACTGA